One genomic window of Parcubacteria group bacterium includes the following:
- the der gene encoding ribosome biogenesis GTPase Der — MELPRVVIVGRSNVGKSTLFNAVAGAQRALVLPEAGTTRDVLETRVHWRGRAFTLVDTGGLDPGKRDTYREAIIAHSLAAQKQAAMILFLVDVAVGPMDEEARIAKCLRTLGVPVLLAINKCDNAQRRRHAAAFARFNLPSFQISASNGSGIGDLLDAVVEKLPESPESGDAAAPSDVTLALIGKPNVGKSSLLNSIAGFERMIVSEIPHTTRDSQDVAIAYGGKTYTVIDTAGIRRKTGEGDAVERLSINKSMSAIQRSDVAALVVDISEKLTSQDHRLAREIEDAHCGLFIVANKWDQIPEKDSATIARYTEYLASELPNLSWVPIIFTSAVDGKRTKEMLSLAADIKENLDRSITDNALSKFLKMIVAKRKPTIGKGTRRPRLLSLKQVSHNPPSFVLEIPTKTDLAQSYQKYLTNSLREKFDFEGVPIKLTVQTVIPTEPKASGGISPKLRRDERPRKKRMTHRPHHY, encoded by the coding sequence ATGGAACTCCCGCGTGTGGTCATTGTGGGGCGCAGCAATGTTGGCAAGTCAACGCTGTTCAACGCGGTTGCGGGCGCACAGCGCGCGTTGGTGCTGCCCGAGGCCGGCACCACCCGCGACGTGCTTGAAACCCGGGTGCATTGGCGCGGCAGGGCGTTTACGCTCGTTGATACGGGCGGGCTTGACCCAGGCAAGCGCGATACGTACCGCGAGGCAATCATCGCGCATTCCCTGGCCGCCCAAAAGCAGGCTGCTATGATTCTCTTTTTGGTTGACGTAGCCGTGGGGCCCATGGATGAGGAAGCGCGCATCGCCAAATGCCTGCGGACGCTCGGAGTTCCGGTTCTGCTTGCCATCAACAAGTGCGACAACGCCCAGCGCCGCAGGCACGCGGCAGCGTTCGCCCGATTCAATCTTCCCAGCTTCCAAATTTCAGCTTCAAACGGATCCGGCATCGGGGACTTGCTTGATGCAGTCGTTGAAAAACTTCCGGAATCACCGGAATCAGGTGATGCGGCCGCACCGAGCGATGTAACGCTCGCGCTCATTGGCAAGCCCAATGTGGGCAAGTCAAGCCTCCTCAACAGCATTGCAGGCTTTGAGCGCATGATTGTTTCCGAAATCCCGCACACCACGCGCGATTCGCAGGATGTGGCAATTGCGTACGGCGGCAAAACCTACACAGTCATTGACACTGCGGGCATCCGCCGCAAAACAGGCGAAGGCGATGCGGTTGAGCGCCTCTCCATCAACAAATCCATGTCAGCCATCCAGCGCTCGGACGTGGCCGCTTTGGTGGTTGATATTTCGGAAAAATTGACGTCCCAGGACCACCGGTTGGCGCGCGAGATTGAGGACGCCCACTGCGGCCTCTTCATTGTGGCGAACAAGTGGGACCAAATTCCGGAAAAAGACAGCGCCACCATAGCGCGCTACACCGAGTACCTCGCAAGCGAGCTGCCTAACCTCTCGTGGGTGCCGATTATCTTTACTTCTGCGGTTGACGGCAAGCGCACCAAAGAAATGCTCTCCCTTGCGGCCGACATCAAGGAAAATCTTGACCGGAGCATCACGGACAATGCCTTGTCAAAATTTTTGAAGATGATTGTTGCCAAACGCAAGCCGACCATAGGAAAAGGGACCAGGCGCCCGCGCCTGCTTTCGCTGAAGCAGGTTTCCCACAATCCCCCGTCGTTTGTATTGGAGATTCCGACCAAGACTGACCTGGCGCAGTCGTACCAAAAGTATTTGACGAACAGCTTGCGCGAAAAATTTGACTTTGAAGGCGTTCCCATTAAACTGACAGTGCAAACTGTCATCCCGACCGAGCCGAAGGCGAGTGGAGGGATCTCGCCGAAATTACGCAGGGATGAGCGCCCGCGCAAAAAGCGCATGACCCACAGGCCCCACCACTACTAA
- a CDS encoding aminoacyl-tRNA hydrolase — protein MKLIIGLGNPGKQYEKTRHNSGCMAVDVLAGKNKWKMADKFSAEIAEVKIGKAKILLAKPQTFMNNSGQAAGKLARFYKIKKEDILVIYDDIDLVAGVLRLRPSGSSGGHQGMQSVLSSLKTDSIARLKIGIAEKFGGKQKVSSENYVLKPPSKTAEAVIKKSLALVPEMVESWIGGAMNTTVSL, from the coding sequence ATGAAACTCATCATCGGCCTGGGCAACCCAGGAAAACAGTACGAAAAAACCCGCCACAATTCGGGATGTATGGCTGTTGATGTTTTAGCGGGCAAAAATAAGTGGAAGATGGCTGATAAATTCAGCGCGGAAATCGCTGAAGTGAAAATCGGCAAAGCCAAAATCCTGCTCGCCAAGCCCCAAACATTCATGAACAACTCCGGCCAGGCAGCCGGCAAGCTTGCGCGGTTCTACAAAATAAAAAAAGAAGACATCCTCGTCATCTATGACGATATTGACCTCGTGGCCGGCGTACTTCGCCTAAGGCCGAGCGGTTCAAGCGGCGGGCACCAAGGCATGCAGTCAGTGCTCTCGTCACTGAAAACTGACAGTATAGCGCGCCTCAAAATCGGCATCGCGGAAAAATTCGGGGGCAAGCAAAAAGTCTCATCCGAAAACTACGTGCTCAAGCCACCAAGCAAAACTGCAGAAGCAGTCATCAAAAAATCTCTTGCGCTCGTGCCGGAGATGGTTGAGAGTTGGATTGGCGGCGCCATGAACACCACGGTCAGCCTATAA
- a CDS encoding DEAD/DEAH box helicase: MEQDAEPRLAPGDVSGIAEKLKSKLLVVIKTPTNPVSQSFVLAHIIKESDVPESPVLVVARDSFAQLNLVQNLRLWLARYKTKVAIHTDTLSAALSDVLANRACLLVLTTEHLNTLLPSASDFKKRCITLSAGQTLKREALLKQLIEAGYTKERAAASHGLVASRGSIVDIYPPDQNQPVRIDFDDETIESITAGTPVKSIRIIPYSLSHREARATLFDYNPGLKQILFDAFPANPDATFSFANRDIQELSAEILPAEEAKKPKPAFLKKLQVDDFVVHLDHGIAKFSGMVQHNMDGIMREYFKLSYAEGDTLFLPVTAAEKMEKYIGDQNPGLTRLSGSGWSKVLQKASLETLAHARELLNTQAKRQLSAAPSIPNAVKVQKELAESFPYKETEDQKAVIKAIYQDLSQETPMDRLVCGDVGFGKTEVAIRAAAKAALSGFQVAVLSPTTILTQQHVDTFTERLKGFPITLAGLSRFETAREQARTLEGIAKGIIDIVIGTHRMLSSDVVFHNLGLIIIDEEQRFGVSHKEQLKKLRSQAHVLTLTATPIPRTLHLGLSGIRAVSVITTPPEGRKPIETIIEPHNQKHVQAAIEAELKRKGQVYYLYNNVETMQVKLQELQSLMPKVKFGMLHGQLPEEAIAKVMHQFDAREIDVLVCSTIIENGLDLPNVNTLIVDNAVLFGLSQLHQIRGRIGRGNRQAYAYFFFKRQKLTGEAEKRLQALEEARALGSGFDLAQRDMEIRGVGNVLGKAQHGHVKSIGLGLYVRLLASAVEEIKSGKPQETLSDISVDLPVEARIPQFFEPNREKRIELYHEWALIDSLDELAKTRDELQKQGALPQALSDLFYILKLKLLGRAAGIRAIDTAVANPSSSEQIFILKTEKPIQPKRFAAMLGASPHWLYSEEELRAKKADLGSDWKEKLEKSIASLTEN, translated from the coding sequence ATGGAGCAGGACGCAGAGCCCCGGCTAGCGCCGGGGGATGTTAGCGGTATTGCGGAAAAACTCAAAAGCAAGCTACTCGTGGTCATAAAAACGCCCACGAACCCGGTTTCACAGAGCTTTGTGCTTGCGCACATCATCAAAGAGAGCGATGTTCCCGAGTCGCCGGTGTTGGTCGTGGCGCGCGATTCGTTCGCCCAGCTGAACCTGGTGCAGAATCTCCGGCTGTGGCTTGCGCGGTACAAAACAAAGGTGGCCATACACACGGACACACTGTCTGCGGCCCTGTCTGACGTGCTCGCAAACCGGGCATGCCTCCTGGTGCTCACCACGGAGCACCTCAATACCCTGCTCCCCTCTGCTTCCGATTTTAAGAAGCGCTGCATCACGCTCTCGGCCGGGCAGACCTTGAAGCGCGAAGCGCTGCTCAAACAGCTCATTGAAGCGGGCTACACCAAGGAGCGCGCCGCAGCAAGCCACGGCCTTGTTGCTTCGCGCGGGAGCATTGTTGACATATACCCTCCGGACCAGAACCAGCCTGTGCGCATTGATTTTGACGACGAAACCATAGAATCCATTACCGCGGGTACACCGGTGAAATCAATCCGCATTATCCCCTATTCGCTCTCCCACCGGGAGGCGCGCGCAACCTTATTTGACTATAATCCCGGCCTCAAGCAAATCCTGTTTGACGCATTCCCCGCCAATCCGGACGCAACGTTTTCCTTCGCCAACCGCGACATACAGGAACTGTCAGCCGAAATTCTCCCCGCGGAAGAAGCCAAAAAACCAAAGCCTGCGTTCCTGAAAAAACTGCAGGTGGATGATTTTGTGGTGCACCTGGACCACGGCATTGCCAAGTTTTCCGGCATGGTCCAGCACAACATGGATGGCATCATGCGCGAGTACTTCAAGCTCTCGTATGCCGAGGGCGACACCCTGTTTCTGCCGGTGACTGCCGCGGAAAAAATGGAAAAGTACATCGGCGACCAGAACCCCGGCCTCACGAGGCTCTCGGGCTCCGGGTGGAGCAAAGTCCTGCAGAAAGCGAGCCTGGAGACCTTGGCGCACGCGCGCGAGCTTTTGAACACGCAGGCCAAGCGCCAGCTCTCGGCCGCGCCGAGCATTCCCAACGCCGTCAAAGTGCAAAAGGAACTTGCCGAGAGCTTCCCGTACAAAGAAACCGAAGACCAAAAAGCAGTCATCAAAGCCATCTACCAGGACCTCTCCCAGGAAACTCCCATGGACCGCCTTGTCTGCGGGGACGTGGGATTCGGCAAAACCGAGGTGGCGATCCGGGCCGCGGCAAAGGCCGCGCTGTCCGGTTTCCAGGTTGCCGTGCTCTCGCCGACCACCATTTTGACGCAGCAGCACGTGGATACGTTCACCGAACGGCTCAAAGGCTTTCCCATAACCCTGGCCGGGCTCTCGCGGTTTGAGACGGCGCGGGAACAGGCCCGGACCCTTGAGGGAATTGCCAAGGGAATTATTGACATTGTGATCGGCACGCACCGCATGCTCTCCAGCGACGTGGTGTTCCATAATCTCGGGCTCATCATCATTGATGAAGAACAGCGGTTCGGCGTTTCGCACAAGGAACAGCTGAAGAAGCTCCGCAGCCAGGCGCACGTGCTGACCCTGACCGCGACCCCCATTCCCCGCACCCTGCACCTGGGGCTCTCGGGCATACGCGCGGTCTCGGTCATCACCACTCCTCCGGAAGGCAGAAAGCCCATTGAAACTATTATTGAACCGCACAACCAAAAGCACGTGCAAGCCGCCATAGAGGCTGAACTTAAACGCAAGGGACAGGTGTACTACCTCTACAACAACGTGGAAACCATGCAAGTCAAGCTGCAGGAGCTCCAATCACTCATGCCCAAAGTCAAATTCGGCATGCTGCACGGACAGCTGCCCGAGGAAGCCATTGCCAAAGTCATGCACCAATTTGACGCGCGTGAGATTGACGTGCTCGTGTGCTCCACGATCATTGAGAACGGGCTTGACCTGCCGAACGTAAACACTCTGATTGTTGATAATGCAGTGCTGTTCGGGCTCTCCCAGCTGCACCAAATCCGCGGCAGGATCGGACGCGGCAACCGCCAGGCATACGCATACTTTTTCTTTAAGCGGCAAAAATTGACGGGCGAGGCGGAAAAGAGGCTGCAAGCCCTGGAAGAGGCGCGCGCTTTAGGCAGTGGATTTGACCTGGCCCAGCGGGACATGGAAATCCGCGGAGTCGGGAATGTGCTCGGAAAAGCCCAGCACGGGCACGTCAAATCAATAGGGCTTGGGCTTTACGTGCGCTTGCTTGCGAGCGCAGTGGAAGAAATCAAATCCGGCAAGCCCCAGGAAACGCTCTCCGACATCTCGGTTGATCTGCCTGTTGAAGCGCGCATCCCGCAGTTCTTTGAGCCAAACCGCGAAAAGCGCATTGAGCTCTACCACGAGTGGGCGCTGATTGATTCCCTTGATGAATTGGCAAAAACGCGCGATGAACTGCAAAAGCAAGGCGCCCTGCCCCAGGCGCTCTCTGATTTGTTTTATATTTTGAAATTAAAGCTCCTCGGCCGGGCTGCAGGCATCCGCGCCATTGATACGGCAGTTGCCAACCCCTCCTCATCCGAACAGATTTTTATACTCAAAACCGAAAAACCCATTCAACCAAAGCGCTTCGCGGCTATGCTGGGCGCGTCTCCGCACTGGCTGTACAGCGAGGAAGAGCTGCGCGCCAAAAAGGCTGATCTGGGAAGCGACTGGAAGGAAAAGCTGGAAAAGAGCATTGCCAGCTTGACAGAAAACTAG